A genomic region of Streptococcus suis contains the following coding sequences:
- a CDS encoding RluA family pseudouridine synthase: MEVRVEVGGIRLDKALSDLTDLSRSVANEQIKAGQVLVNGQPKKAKYSVQVGDVLTYQIPEVEEIDYVAEDIPLEIVFQDEDVAVVNKPQGMVVHPSAGHTSGTLVNALLYHVKDLSGINGVLRPGIVHRIDKDTSGLLMVAKNDDAHTKLAAELKDKKSLRKYWAIVHGNLPNDRGVIEAPIGRSEKDRKKQAVTAKGKEAVTRFQVLERFGDYTLVELTLETGRTHQIRVHMAYIGHPVAGDEAYGPRKTLKGHGQFLHARTLGFTHPRTGEVVEFTAEAPAIFQETLEKLRKAE, from the coding sequence ATGGAAGTAAGAGTTGAGGTTGGTGGCATTCGTTTGGATAAGGCATTGTCGGATTTGACGGATTTGTCTCGTTCGGTTGCAAATGAGCAGATTAAGGCTGGTCAGGTTTTGGTCAATGGACAGCCTAAAAAAGCTAAATATAGTGTACAGGTTGGAGATGTCCTAACCTATCAAATTCCAGAAGTAGAAGAAATCGACTATGTTGCTGAGGATATTCCTTTAGAGATTGTCTTTCAGGACGAGGATGTTGCTGTTGTAAATAAACCTCAAGGGATGGTCGTTCATCCGTCGGCTGGTCACACATCTGGAACGCTAGTTAATGCTCTCCTTTATCACGTAAAAGATTTGTCAGGCATCAATGGTGTCTTGCGACCAGGAATTGTTCATCGGATTGATAAGGATACTTCTGGCCTGCTCATGGTTGCTAAAAACGATGATGCCCATACAAAGCTTGCTGCTGAATTGAAAGACAAGAAATCCCTTCGTAAGTATTGGGCCATTGTCCACGGCAATCTACCAAACGATCGCGGAGTAATTGAGGCGCCGATTGGTCGTTCTGAAAAAGACCGCAAGAAACAAGCGGTGACTGCCAAAGGGAAAGAAGCTGTGACACGTTTTCAGGTTCTGGAGCGTTTTGGTGACTACACTTTGGTGGAATTGACCTTGGAAACAGGGCGAACTCACCAAATTCGTGTCCACATGGCTTATATTGGTCATCCGGTTGCGGGGGATGAGGCTTACGGCCCAAGAAAAACACTAAAAGGGCATGGTCAATTTCTTCATGCCAGAACGCTTGGATTTACCCATCCGAGAACTGGTGAGGTTGTTGAATTTACGGCAGAAGCGCCAGCTATTTTTCAGGAGACACTTGAAAAACTGCG
- the lspA gene encoding signal peptidase II yields the protein MRKIGFPFLMVVLIGLDQLVKAWTVANVELDTVTEFIPGLMSLAYLRNYGAAWSILQNQQWFFTIMTIVAVTGLVWYYIKQIKGNIWTLFSLSLMIAGALGNFIDRLRLGYVVDMFHLDFISFPVFNVADVCLTVGVGILFICIMKEESNGSKS from the coding sequence ATGCGTAAAATTGGATTTCCATTTTTGATGGTAGTATTAATTGGTCTGGACCAGCTTGTAAAAGCTTGGACAGTTGCCAATGTTGAATTAGATACGGTAACGGAATTTATACCAGGATTGATGAGCTTAGCTTATCTAAGAAATTATGGTGCAGCCTGGTCGATTTTACAAAATCAGCAGTGGTTTTTCACGATAATGACAATTGTAGCTGTGACAGGCCTAGTGTGGTACTATATCAAACAGATCAAGGGCAATATCTGGACTCTATTCAGTCTGTCTTTGATGATTGCTGGTGCTCTTGGGAATTTTATTGATCGTCTTAGACTGGGATATGTGGTGGACATGTTTCACTTGGATTTTATTAGTTTCCCTGTATTTAATGTAGCAGATGTTTGTCTGACAGTTGGTGTAGGTATTTTATTTATTTGTATTATGAAAGAAGAGAGTAATGGAAGTAAGAGTTGA
- a CDS encoding LysR family transcriptional regulator: MNIQQLRYVVAIANSGTFREAAEKMYVSQPSLSISIRDLEKELGFQIFSRTSSGTFLTQKGMEFYEKAQALVKGFDQFEHLYLQPEEGEKTFSISSQHYDFLPPLITEFSRSHPQYPHFRIFESTTVQILDEVAQGYSELGIIYLNERNTKGIMQKLDKLHLQAVDLSAFQTHIYLREDHPLTKKAEIEPADLVGLPTVRFTQEKEAYLYYSENLIDTSDSSVVFDVTDRATLNGILERTDAYATGSGYLDDESVNGITVIPLKGKVDNRMVYVKRANDELSSCAKDFIETMQAYFDKKKDENA, from the coding sequence ATGAATATTCAACAATTGCGCTATGTGGTGGCGATTGCCAATAGCGGGACTTTTCGTGAGGCAGCAGAGAAAATGTACGTTTCCCAGCCTAGTTTGTCTATTTCCATTCGTGATTTGGAAAAAGAGTTAGGTTTTCAAATTTTTAGCCGAACTAGTTCAGGAACTTTTTTGACACAAAAAGGGATGGAATTCTATGAGAAAGCTCAGGCTTTAGTTAAGGGATTTGATCAGTTTGAGCATCTCTATTTGCAACCTGAGGAAGGTGAGAAGACTTTTTCAATTTCAAGTCAGCATTATGATTTTCTTCCCCCATTGATTACGGAGTTCTCTCGTAGCCACCCGCAGTACCCTCATTTTCGCATTTTTGAATCGACTACAGTACAGATTTTAGATGAAGTTGCTCAAGGTTATAGCGAGCTTGGTATTATTTATTTGAACGAGAGAAATACAAAAGGAATCATGCAGAAATTGGATAAACTTCACTTGCAAGCTGTAGATTTGTCTGCATTTCAGACTCATATCTACCTTCGTGAAGATCATCCTTTGACAAAGAAAGCTGAGATTGAGCCAGCAGATTTGGTAGGTCTACCTACCGTACGGTTCACTCAAGAAAAAGAGGCTTATCTCTATTATTCCGAGAACTTGATTGATACGTCGGATTCCTCGGTTGTGTTTGATGTGACAGACCGTGCTACTTTGAATGGAATTTTGGAGCGTACGGATGCCTATGCAACTGGTTCGGGCTATCTTGATGATGAGAGTGTCAATGGCATTACAGTAATTCCTCTCAAAGGAAAGGTAGACAATCGCATGGTCTACGTTAAACGAGCCAATGATGAACTTAGTTCTTGTGCCAAAGACTTTATTGAAACCATGCAGGCATATTTTGATAAGAAGAAGGATGAAAATGCGTAA
- a CDS encoding GNAT family N-acetyltransferase translates to MQIVAIRDSVEKADIIKMVLADLPEWFGLPESTKEYIQDGSLLPLWAAFDEDEPVGFVTLTCTSDDCGEVHCMGVKKSHHRKGLGRALMQALEGEARKSYAYLQVKTVDQGHYETYDKTIAFYHSCGFAKLEVFPNLWDEWNPCLIMIKKL, encoded by the coding sequence ATGCAAATTGTAGCAATAAGAGATTCAGTTGAAAAAGCTGATATTATAAAAATGGTATTGGCAGATTTACCTGAGTGGTTTGGCTTACCTGAAAGCACTAAAGAATATATTCAAGATGGGAGTTTGCTGCCATTATGGGCGGCATTTGACGAAGATGAGCCAGTAGGATTCGTAACCTTAACGTGCACCTCTGACGATTGTGGGGAAGTTCACTGTATGGGTGTTAAAAAATCTCATCATCGAAAAGGACTGGGTCGAGCGTTGATGCAAGCATTGGAAGGAGAGGCGAGAAAATCATATGCCTATCTACAAGTAAAAACGGTTGACCAAGGGCACTATGAAACATACGACAAGACCATTGCTTTTTATCATTCTTGTGGTTTTGCTAAGTTAGAAGTTTTTCCAAACTTGTGGGACGAATGGAATCCCTGTCTTATCATGATTAAAAAGTTATAA
- the rpmA gene encoding 50S ribosomal protein L27 — translation MLNLNLANLQFMAHKKGGGSTSNGRDSQAKRLGAKAADGQTVSGGSILYRQRGTKIYPGANVGRGGDDTLYAKVEGVVRFERKGRDKKQVSVYPIAK, via the coding sequence ATGTTAAACTTGAATCTTGCTAACTTGCAATTTATGGCCCACAAAAAAGGTGGAGGTTCAACGTCAAACGGTCGTGACTCACAAGCAAAACGCCTTGGTGCGAAAGCTGCTGACGGCCAAACTGTATCAGGTGGTTCAATCCTTTACCGCCAACGTGGTACAAAAATCTACCCAGGAGCTAACGTAGGTCGTGGTGGAGATGACACTCTTTACGCTAAAGTAGAAGGCGTTGTACGCTTCGAACGTAAAGGTCGCGATAAGAAACAAGTATCTGTTTACCCAATCGCAAAATAA
- the rplU gene encoding 50S ribosomal protein L21 produces the protein MSTYAIIKTGGKQVKVEVGQAIYVEKLNVEAGQEVTFEEVVLVGGEKTVVGTPLVAGATVVGTVEKQGKQKKVVTFKYKPKKGSHRKQGHRQPYTKVVINAINA, from the coding sequence ATGAGCACATATGCAATCATTAAAACTGGCGGCAAACAAGTTAAAGTTGAAGTCGGTCAAGCTATCTACGTTGAAAAATTGAACGTTGAAGCAGGTCAAGAAGTTACTTTCGAAGAAGTAGTTCTTGTTGGTGGTGAGAAAACTGTTGTGGGTACTCCACTTGTAGCAGGCGCTACTGTTGTTGGTACTGTTGAAAAACAAGGTAAACAGAAAAAAGTTGTTACCTTCAAGTACAAACCTAAAAAAGGTAGCCACCGCAAACAAGGTCACCGTCAACCTTACACAAAAGTTGTTATCAACGCTATCAACGCTTAA